The following proteins are co-located in the Methanobacterium formicicum DSM 3637 genome:
- the pyrB gene encoding aspartate carbamoyltransferase, which yields MGFNLKNIISIKDFSKQDIEYILKLAEEMEPIARSQEKSSTLSGSILGMLFYEASTRTRLSFETAMKRLGGSTVGFAEAGSSSVTKGENLTDTVRVVGEYTDAMVIRHNMEGTARYVAEMVDVPVINAGDGAGQHPTQTLLDLYTMKRILGDIEELHVALVGDLKYGRTVHSLSYALAMFGAKMSFVSPPELKMPRETLHDLAAAGVSVHETEDIKDVLDYANVLYVTRIQKERFPDPQEYLKIKGAYTIDSKLLKGSEAIVMHPLPRIDEISHDVDNTPYGKYFQQAFYGVPVRMAILESLLI from the coding sequence ATGGGTTTCAATCTGAAAAATATAATTTCAATTAAGGATTTTAGTAAGCAAGATATTGAATACATCCTAAAATTAGCCGAGGAAATGGAACCCATAGCCAGGTCACAGGAAAAATCCAGTACTCTATCTGGATCTATTTTGGGAATGTTATTTTACGAAGCTTCCACCCGTACTCGTCTTTCATTCGAAACCGCAATGAAACGATTGGGTGGTAGTACTGTTGGTTTCGCTGAGGCTGGAAGCAGTTCAGTCACCAAGGGTGAAAATTTAACAGACACGGTTCGTGTTGTGGGCGAATACACTGATGCCATGGTTATCCGCCATAATATGGAAGGCACTGCCAGGTACGTTGCAGAAATGGTGGATGTTCCAGTGATTAACGCTGGTGATGGGGCAGGACAGCACCCCACCCAGACACTCCTGGACCTGTACACCATGAAACGTATCTTGGGTGATATTGAAGAGTTACACGTGGCACTGGTGGGTGATCTGAAGTATGGCAGAACAGTGCACTCTCTTTCTTATGCACTGGCCATGTTTGGTGCCAAAATGAGCTTTGTATCACCACCCGAGCTTAAAATGCCCAGGGAAACCCTCCATGATCTTGCAGCTGCAGGAGTAAGTGTGCATGAAACAGAAGATATTAAAGACGTCCTGGACTATGCTAATGTTTTATATGTGACCAGAATACAAAAAGAAAGATTCCCAGACCCACAGGAATATTTAAAGATCAAAGGAGCTTACACTATTGATTCAAAACTTCTAAAAGGAAGTGAGGCAATAGTAATGCACCCATTACCGAGGATAGATGAAATATCCCATGATGTGGATAACACTCCCTATGGAAAATATTTCCAACAAGCATTTTACGGAGTTCCAGTTAGAATGGCTATTTTAGAATCACTTCTAATATAA
- a CDS encoding cobalt-precorrin 5A hydrolase has product MRFAIISVTNQGQKIASDMALVLKNDPTVITVDLFHKNVKETLKKSFNDYDCWVAIMATGIMVRLTCPLLKSKLNDPAVLVVDENKKHVISLISGHLGGANQFSIKIAGVIGAVPVITTATDLKCRMGVDALANQYWLDIHQADLIKEVNQLIAEDGKVDLYLPSRFKFLENHPYIKNSYNIHIWDKSFIRASLPRKKSNNELDLYPKRIVAGLGSKKGVTGEKVFFAIRSALQHLHLPFERLDALATADVKQYEKGIIDTASKSGLNLEIVSLNEIAEFNHDDCSHSPLVQREFGVQGVCEPVSLIKAGIKSRLILKKTAYDGVTVAIAVSID; this is encoded by the coding sequence ATGAGATTTGCAATTATAAGCGTGACTAATCAAGGGCAAAAAATTGCCAGTGACATGGCATTGGTTTTAAAGAATGATCCCACTGTAATTACAGTTGATTTGTTCCATAAAAACGTTAAAGAAACTCTGAAAAAATCTTTTAATGACTATGATTGCTGGGTTGCTATAATGGCCACTGGAATAATGGTCAGACTTACATGTCCCCTATTAAAATCAAAATTAAATGACCCTGCAGTACTGGTGGTTGATGAAAATAAGAAACATGTTATCAGTTTAATATCAGGTCATTTGGGTGGCGCCAATCAATTTTCAATTAAAATAGCAGGTGTTATTGGTGCTGTTCCAGTTATAACTACAGCTACAGATTTGAAATGCAGAATGGGTGTTGATGCACTGGCAAACCAATACTGGTTAGATATTCACCAAGCTGATCTTATCAAAGAGGTGAACCAGTTAATTGCTGAAGATGGTAAGGTTGATCTATACTTGCCTTCACGATTTAAATTTTTAGAGAATCATCCTTACATAAAAAATTCTTATAATATTCACATTTGGGATAAATCTTTTATTCGAGCTTCTTTACCTCGTAAAAAATCCAATAATGAGTTAGATCTATATCCTAAAAGAATTGTGGCTGGTTTAGGCAGTAAAAAGGGAGTAACAGGTGAAAAAGTGTTTTTTGCCATCCGATCTGCTCTTCAACATCTTCACTTACCATTTGAGAGGTTGGATGCTTTGGCAACGGCTGATGTAAAACAATATGAGAAAGGTATTATTGATACTGCTTCTAAATCTGGATTAAATCTTGAAATAGTATCTTTAAACGAAATAGCTGAATTTAATCATGATGATTGTAGTCATTCGCCTCTAGTGCAGCGTGAATTTGGGGTGCAGGGAGTTTGTGAACCGGTGTCTCTCATTAAAGCCGGTATAAAATCACGTCTTATTCTGAAAAAGACTGCATACGATGGAGTTACAGTTGCAATTGCTGTTTCAATTGATTAA
- a CDS encoding orc1/cdc6 family replication initiation protein — protein MNIFEELGDKNSVFKCKKFLDHRFLPDNLPHRSDQIKSVAKYWVESLKNVTPPDVTVYGKTGTGKTAVAKFAKKQLDQISKEKNVNVRVEYIRCTDFTTEYQVIARLCQQMGQDVPYRGWTKAEVINAFRNLFKKNVFGSDLILIIILDEIDILLKNDGDGLLYTLTRTENVSIASISNFVDFKQFIKPRVRSSLRDREIVFPPYNAQQLVDILQERSKLSFNDGVLHDEVIPLCAALAAKEEGDARYALDLLRTSGELADEKGTEMVYEKYVREAKDQIEHNKVTDIVMTLPSQQQKVLESLIFLTKRKEEITSGRLYDVYKDITKGDSVSYRRIFDFINELEMLGLISTKTVSRGRGKGRTNLITLQCEMELLEDAMWSG, from the coding sequence ATGAATATTTTTGAGGAATTGGGCGACAAAAATTCAGTATTTAAATGTAAAAAGTTTTTAGATCATAGATTTTTACCTGATAATCTACCCCACCGTTCAGATCAAATTAAATCCGTGGCGAAGTACTGGGTTGAGTCATTAAAGAATGTAACTCCTCCTGATGTCACCGTTTATGGTAAAACTGGTACTGGTAAAACTGCAGTGGCCAAATTTGCCAAGAAACAACTGGATCAAATTTCCAAGGAAAAAAATGTGAATGTTCGGGTGGAATATATTCGATGCACTGATTTCACCACAGAATACCAGGTTATTGCTCGTTTATGTCAGCAGATGGGTCAGGATGTTCCTTACAGGGGTTGGACCAAGGCAGAAGTTATCAATGCATTTCGTAACCTTTTCAAGAAAAATGTTTTTGGTAGTGATTTAATTTTAATCATAATCCTGGATGAAATTGATATTCTACTGAAAAATGATGGTGATGGTCTACTTTACACTCTTACTCGAACTGAAAATGTTTCAATAGCATCCATCAGTAACTTTGTGGACTTCAAACAGTTTATAAAACCCAGAGTACGTAGCAGTCTCCGTGACCGTGAGATAGTTTTCCCCCCATACAATGCCCAACAATTGGTAGACATCTTACAGGAACGTTCTAAATTGTCTTTCAATGATGGAGTACTTCATGATGAAGTAATACCTCTTTGTGCTGCATTAGCCGCCAAGGAGGAAGGTGATGCCCGGTACGCATTGGATCTACTGCGGACTTCTGGTGAATTAGCTGATGAAAAAGGCACGGAAATGGTTTATGAGAAATATGTCCGAGAAGCTAAGGATCAAATTGAACATAACAAAGTCACTGATATTGTAATGACCCTTCCCAGCCAGCAACAGAAGGTTCTGGAGTCACTGATATTTTTAACCAAACGCAAAGAAGAAATAACTTCTGGAAGACTTTATGATGTTTACAAAGACATAACCAAGGGAGATTCTGTTTCATACAGGCGTATTTTTGATTTTATCAATGAATTAGAAATGTTAGGACTTATATCTACAAAAACAGTATCTCGAGGTAGGGGTAAAGGAAGAACAAACCTGATCACCCTGCAGTGTGAAATGGAACTCTTGGAAGATGCAATGTGGAGTGGTTAA
- a CDS encoding cobalamin biosynthesis protein, with product MQQIELLTIELLIVIVAAVSIDLILGELPSRLHPVVWMGKSIEKLKSLFLTTSKTKNRLSGLIMTMLIIIMFTALFSVILYISSFNYIFYLLVASIILSTTFAIRSLVNFVKNVYVDINEDLEKGKKSVSLLVSRNTSNLSSENVVSAAIETLTENITDSVVSPLFYIFIFGFMGNILLYLIHPSVTINPILINHTSFQGPLSNFLSVSGISYSWYQFPIYLVVFAGVSYRVVNTLDAMVGYKNPENIDIGWFPARLDDILNYIPARLTGFLVVLASIFAGFDYKSSWKVMLSDARSTPSPNSGYSMAAAAGSLGIQLIKPGVYKLGYPKNELKPGMIKRAIKLSIITVTLFLMIIILILISTFLFFH from the coding sequence ATGCAACAGATAGAACTACTTACAATTGAACTCTTAATAGTCATAGTCGCAGCTGTTTCAATTGATTTAATTTTAGGTGAGCTCCCCTCACGGCTTCATCCTGTAGTCTGGATGGGCAAATCTATAGAAAAACTTAAGAGTCTGTTTTTAACAACATCTAAAACTAAAAATCGGCTTTCTGGTTTGATAATGACCATGTTAATCATAATTATGTTTACTGCACTTTTTTCTGTTATTCTGTATATCTCCTCATTCAATTACATTTTCTATCTACTGGTGGCTTCCATTATTCTTTCCACAACATTTGCAATCAGATCTCTGGTGAATTTTGTTAAAAACGTGTATGTGGACATTAATGAAGATTTAGAAAAAGGTAAAAAATCTGTTTCATTATTAGTTAGTAGAAATACTTCTAATTTATCTTCTGAGAATGTTGTATCTGCAGCTATTGAAACTCTCACTGAAAACATCACTGATTCTGTTGTTAGTCCCCTTTTTTACATATTCATTTTTGGTTTTATGGGAAATATTTTATTATATTTAATCCATCCTTCTGTAACCATTAATCCCATTTTAATTAACCATACTTCTTTCCAAGGTCCACTTTCGAACTTTTTAAGTGTAAGTGGAATAAGTTATTCATGGTATCAATTCCCAATTTACCTGGTAGTATTTGCTGGTGTGTCATACAGGGTAGTGAACACCTTAGATGCAATGGTAGGTTATAAGAATCCGGAAAACATTGATATCGGATGGTTTCCTGCCCGTTTAGATGATATTCTTAATTACATTCCCGCCCGTCTAACTGGATTTTTAGTGGTTTTGGCCTCTATTTTTGCTGGTTTTGATTATAAATCTTCATGGAAGGTTATGTTAAGTGATGCGCGTAGTACTCCCAGCCCCAACTCTGGTTATTCAATGGCAGCAGCTGCTGGATCTCTTGGTATTCAATTAATTAAACCCGGGGTTTACAAGTTAGGTTATCCTAAAAATGAATTAAAGCCTGGAATGATAAAAAGAGCCATTAAATTAAGCATAATTACTGTTACTCTATTTTTAATGATTATAATTTTAATTCTAATTTCCACATTTCTATTTTTCCATTGA
- a CDS encoding tRNA (adenine-N1)-methyltransferase, whose product MKILINEKGKKFVAGADDLHTDHGYIKKEEITSSKSGDILKTHLGREFRVLEANINDYIELMDRRCSIILSKDLGVMAAYTGLGCGQRVVEAGTGAGAATIFMANIVGETGHVYSYELREDFSQIADKNVKGFGLENVTLKCQDVAEGIDEEDVDLVFLDLPKPWDVVENARDCLKSGGYLAAYTPYIDQVKLLTRILKKREFSDLKSLECLVREIEVKDKGVRPKTRMTGHTGYLTFGRKV is encoded by the coding sequence ATGAAGATTCTGATAAATGAGAAGGGTAAAAAATTTGTGGCTGGTGCCGATGATCTGCACACAGACCATGGTTACATTAAAAAGGAAGAAATAACCAGTAGCAAGTCAGGAGACATTTTAAAAACCCATCTCGGCAGAGAATTTCGTGTTTTAGAAGCTAACATCAATGACTACATTGAACTCATGGACCGCAGGTGCTCCATTATTCTCTCCAAGGATCTGGGTGTTATGGCTGCTTACACTGGACTGGGTTGCGGTCAACGTGTTGTGGAAGCAGGAACTGGCGCAGGCGCAGCTACCATATTCATGGCAAACATAGTGGGAGAAACCGGCCATGTTTACTCCTATGAATTACGGGAAGATTTCTCACAAATAGCAGATAAAAATGTGAAGGGATTCGGACTGGAGAACGTGACATTGAAATGCCAGGACGTGGCAGAAGGTATAGATGAAGAAGATGTGGACCTGGTATTCCTGGATCTACCAAAACCATGGGACGTGGTGGAAAACGCCCGTGACTGCCTTAAATCTGGAGGATACTTGGCTGCATACACACCCTACATTGATCAGGTTAAACTCCTCACCAGAATCCTGAAAAAACGGGAATTTTCAGATTTAAAGAGTTTAGAATGCCTTGTACGTGAAATTGAAGTTAAAGATAAGGGTGTGCGTCCAAAAACCAGAATGACTGGTCATACAGGATATTTAACCTTTGGAAGGAAAGTTTAG